One window of Pseudomonadota bacterium genomic DNA carries:
- a CDS encoding altronate dehydratase family protein, giving the protein MLQTADLTIRLNAADDVVIARTELPRGTEILKEKIRTTGVIPAGHKVAVRSLNIGDCVRRYNQIIGFVTQPIISGDHVHVHNLAMGDFERDYAFCEDFVPTELNPHPATFMGIKRTDGRVATRNYLGVISSVNCSAHVCRLIAKFFNDEVMADYPNIDGVVPIHHRTGCGMAAEGEPMEYLRRTLGGYAIHPNFYSTLLIGLGCEANQINNLLAAQGLSRSDQLKAFTIQEVGGTRKTVQQGIDMIKEMLADANKVERQPASASHLILGLECGGSDGYSGISANPALGAAADLLVQNGGTAILSETPEVYGAEHLLTRRAASRKVGEKLVERIKWWEDYTTKLGGEMNNNPSPGNKAGGLTTILEKSLGAVAKGGTECMMEVYKYAEQVTQKGFVFMDTPGYDPVSVTGHVAGGANIACFTTGRGSAYGCKPSPSIKLSTNTSLFNKQEDDIDINCGTIVDGTCTVEQVGQEIFNRILEVASGDQTKSEQWGYGEDEFAPWVLGPTM; this is encoded by the coding sequence ATGCTTCAAACGGCAGACCTTACAATAAGACTAAATGCTGCGGATGATGTAGTGATTGCGAGAACTGAACTCCCGCGGGGGACGGAAATTCTAAAGGAGAAAATCAGAACTACGGGGGTTATACCCGCTGGACATAAGGTAGCGGTGAGGTCTTTGAACATTGGGGACTGTGTGCGAAGATATAATCAAATTATTGGCTTTGTCACTCAGCCAATAATTTCGGGTGATCATGTGCATGTGCACAATTTGGCGATGGGTGACTTTGAGCGAGATTATGCATTTTGTGAGGACTTCGTACCCACTGAACTAAATCCTCATCCAGCTACATTTATGGGGATTAAACGAACGGATGGGCGTGTCGCCACCCGCAACTACTTAGGTGTTATTTCCAGCGTGAATTGTTCGGCACATGTGTGTCGATTGATTGCCAAATTTTTCAATGACGAAGTAATGGCGGATTATCCGAATATTGATGGGGTAGTGCCAATACATCACCGTACAGGCTGCGGTATGGCGGCAGAAGGGGAGCCCATGGAATACCTGAGACGGACTCTCGGTGGGTATGCCATACATCCTAACTTTTACTCGACATTACTGATTGGTCTCGGTTGTGAGGCTAATCAAATTAATAATTTGCTTGCGGCACAAGGTTTGAGTAGGAGTGACCAATTAAAAGCCTTCACGATTCAAGAGGTCGGTGGAACTCGAAAGACTGTTCAACAAGGTATCGATATGATCAAGGAGATGCTAGCTGATGCGAACAAAGTCGAACGTCAACCAGCTTCAGCGAGTCATTTGATTCTTGGGCTGGAGTGTGGCGGGTCTGATGGGTATTCAGGAATCTCAGCAAATCCTGCATTGGGTGCGGCGGCAGATCTTCTTGTACAAAATGGCGGTACTGCCATTTTGAGTGAAACCCCAGAGGTTTATGGCGCAGAGCATTTATTGACACGTAGAGCAGCGTCGAGGAAGGTTGGAGAAAAGCTGGTTGAACGGATTAAATGGTGGGAAGACTATACGACGAAACTGGGTGGGGAGATGAACAATAACCCATCTCCGGGAAATAAAGCTGGTGGTTTAACAACGATTTTAGAAAAATCTCTTGGGGCTGTAGCAAAAGGCGGCACGGAATGCATGATGGAGGTGTACAAGTATGCGGAACAAGTTACTCAAAAGGGTTTTGTATTTATGGATACTCCGGGTTATGACCCAGTATCAGTAACAGGACATGTTGCTGGTGGAGCTAATATAGCTTGTTTTACGACCGGTCGAGGCTCCGCATACGGCTGCAAGCCTTCTCCGAGCATTAAATTGTCAACCAACACCTCTTTATTTAATAAGCAAGAAGATGACATAGATATCAATTGTGGCACTATTGTCGATGGTACTTGCACAGTTGAGCAGGTTGGTCAGGAAATATTTAATCGAATTCTCGAAGTTGCTTCCGGAGATCAAACCAAGAGCGAGCAGTGGGGGTATGGCGAGGATGAGTTTGCGCCTTGGGTTCTCGGTCCTACGATGTAG
- a CDS encoding GNAT family N-acetyltransferase → MLNLRERQLRAPIGLTLTNSDLENERRQHHFGLFNSSGDLCACVVLSMENSGQQGKLRQMAVAKKYQLCGMGRLLFEHVESWCRVHGVSQIVLNARTSVKGFYHKLGFTEYGVEFVQATLPHIKMLKTL, encoded by the coding sequence ATGCTCAATTTAAGGGAGCGTCAACTTAGAGCACCTATAGGCTTGACTCTCACTAATTCCGACCTAGAAAATGAACGCAGGCAGCATCACTTTGGCCTCTTTAATTCATCTGGAGATCTGTGTGCTTGCGTTGTATTGTCAATGGAAAACTCTGGTCAGCAAGGTAAGTTGCGCCAGATGGCCGTTGCAAAAAAGTATCAGTTGTGTGGGATGGGACGTCTGCTTTTTGAGCACGTTGAGTCTTGGTGCCGCGTGCATGGAGTAAGTCAAATTGTGCTGAATGCACGCACATCGGTTAAAGGGTTCTATCATAAGTTAGGGTTCACCGAATATGGCGTCGAGTTTGTTCAGGCGACTTTGCCACATATTAAGATGTTAAAAACATTGTAA
- a CDS encoding CoA pyrophosphatase has translation MLTRQTISKRLASFKPMVENTGHLMFKHSVEVRPISAAVLVPIIHRANRLSILLTKRTGHLKNHAGQVSFPGGRVSDDDENRKTTALRETKEEIGLRLDDSDLLGQLPEYDIRTGFRVTPFVAWIEAPIDCVLDSFEVESIFEVPMDFVLNLGNYKISSSPDDFGERCFYRLPYLDHEIWGATAGMLHILASALLEV, from the coding sequence TTGCTTACTCGTCAAACTATATCTAAAAGATTAGCGTCGTTCAAGCCAATGGTTGAAAATACAGGGCATCTGATGTTTAAGCACTCTGTTGAGGTGAGGCCTATTTCAGCCGCGGTGCTGGTTCCAATTATTCATCGAGCTAATCGGTTGTCTATTTTATTGACGAAACGAACTGGTCATCTGAAAAATCATGCAGGTCAGGTCAGCTTTCCCGGGGGAAGGGTTTCGGATGATGATGAGAACAGGAAGACAACCGCTTTGAGAGAAACAAAAGAGGAGATCGGTTTAAGGCTCGACGATTCTGACTTATTAGGACAGTTACCTGAATATGATATTCGAACAGGTTTTAGGGTCACTCCGTTTGTTGCCTGGATTGAGGCTCCTATTGATTGTGTTTTGGATTCTTTTGAGGTGGAGTCAATATTTGAAGTGCCAATGGATTTTGTTTTAAACCTTGGGAATTATAAAATCTCCTCAAGCCCTGACGATTTTGGTGAACGATGTTTTTACCGTTTACCCTATCTTGATCACGAGATCTGGGGAGCGACTGCTGGAATGCTACATATTTTGGCGTCCGCACTGTTGGAGGTTTAA
- a CDS encoding aminoacyl-tRNA deacylase, whose product MKSPVTAAVRFLRAHKVPYAEHLYVYQERGGTSVSAYELGVPEHAVVKTLIMQTENSKPLIVLMHGDKNVSTKGLARLIGTKSITTCDPNVASKHSGYVVGGTSPFGTRKDMPIYIEKSILDLPRIYINGGARGFLVSLAPSVLSDVLNVVPVSVAIEGEL is encoded by the coding sequence GTGAAATCACCAGTCACGGCAGCTGTTCGATTCCTGAGAGCGCATAAGGTACCCTACGCTGAACACTTATACGTCTATCAGGAACGGGGAGGGACAAGTGTTTCTGCTTATGAATTGGGTGTTCCGGAGCATGCCGTGGTGAAGACGCTTATCATGCAAACTGAAAATAGTAAGCCTCTGATTGTGCTAATGCATGGCGATAAAAATGTCTCTACCAAAGGTCTAGCTCGCCTGATTGGGACAAAGAGTATTACAACGTGCGACCCTAACGTCGCGAGTAAGCATTCGGGCTATGTGGTTGGAGGGACGTCCCCCTTTGGTACCCGCAAGGATATGCCGATTTACATAGAGAAATCGATTCTCGATCTGCCCAGAATTTATATAAATGGTGGGGCAAGGGGTTTCTTAGTGAGTCTTGCGCCTAGTGTGTTATCAGATGTACTCAATGTCGTACCTGTGAGCGTGGCAATTGAAGGTGAGCTATAG